The genomic region CTGCACCAGCATGTAGCTGAACTCGGTGAAGGACATCCCCGCTTCCATGCGGTTCTTCACCGAGTCCTTGGCCAGCATGTAGTTGATGGTGAAGTGCTTGCCGGCGTCGCGCAGGAACTCCATGAGCCCGAGCGGCCGCAGCCAGTCGGCGTTGTTGCGCACCAGCGCGCCGTTCGCGCCCTCGAAGGAGACGAAGCGCTCGAGCTGGGCGCGGATCCGCGAGACGTTGTGGTCGATCTGCTCGACCGAGAGCACCGGCCGCTCGGCCCGCTTCCCGGAGGGGTCGCCGACCATGCCGGTGCCGCCGCCCACCACGATGATGGGCCGGCCGCCGCAGCGCTGCAGCCAGGCGAGCCCCATCACCGGCACGAGGTTGCCGACGTGGAGCGAGTCCGCGGTGGGGTCGAAGCCGACGTAGCCGCTGATGGGCCCCTCGGCGAGGCGGGCCTCCAGGCCCGGGGTCTGATCGTGGACGAGGCCGCGCGGCGTGAGCTCTTGCAGAAGCGTGGACATAGGGGCTGGCAGATTACCGGATCTTGGCCGCGCGGAAGCCCTTCCCGACCACGTAGCACTCGAAGCTGTGCTCGCGCGTCGCCTCCGGCCGCACCACCTTCACCTCGTCGAAGCGCTCCTGCAGCTCCTTCTTGAAGAGCGGGAAGTCGCCGCCCATGAAGACCTTGCAGACGAAGGCGCCGCCGCGCTTGAGCAGCGCGTCGGAGGTGCCGAGCGCCATCCGGCAGAGCTCGAGCGAGCGGGCCTCGTCGGTGATCTTCACGCCGATGGTCTTGGGGGCCATGTCGCTCGTGACGAGATCGTAGGGGCCGGGGTGGAGGGCCCGGATGCGGTCCACCGCGTCCGGGTCGAGCAGGTTCACCACCGCGGTCCGGATCCAGGCCTTGCCGAGGTTGCGGATGGGCTCGAGGTCCACCCCGACGGCGACTCCCCGCTCGCCCACCGCCTCGCCGAGGATCTGCAGGAAGCCTCCCGGCGCGGCGCCCAGGTCGAGGACCGCCTGCCCCTTCGCCAGCAGCCGGTGCCGGCGGAGGATCTCGTCGATCTTGAAGGCCGAGCGGGCGCGGAGCCCCTCCTGCTTCGCCTTCCGGTAGTAGAAGTCCTTGGGATCGTAGGGTTTGGACATGCGCGCGCACTCTACCAGCCTTCGCGGACCGGACGAATCCACTTAGAGCGGAATTGACCGGTTCCGCCCCCTACATCGGCTCCGCTGGTCGATTTCCCTTTGTTTCCAGTGGACTGCACAGGTCCAGATAGCACCCGCCGTCTTGACCGGACCTCCCCCTCCGTGCGATGAAACGGACCCTCCCCCACCCCAGTGGCGCCCACCAGGCGCACGAGAGGAACCAGCCGATGGCGATGAAGATCACCGAGGAGTGCATCAACTGCGGCGCCTGCGAGCCGGAGTGCCCGAACACCGCCATCTCGCAGGGCGACGACATCTACGTCATCGACGCCTCCAAGTGCACCGAGTGCAAGGGCCAGCACGACGAGCCGGCCTGCGCCGCCGTCTGCCCGGTCGACTGCTGCGTCCTCTAACTTCCGCCCACCTCCGCCCGACGTCTCCGTCCGGCACCACGTAGGAGTCCGCGATGGCCACCATCATCACCGACGAGTGCATCAACTGCGGCGCCTGTGAGCCCGAGTGCCCCAACGCCGCCATCACGCAGGGTGACGACATCTACGTCATCAACCCCGCGCTCTGCACCGAGTGCGTCGGCTTCCACGACGAGGAGGCCTGCGCCGCGGTGTGCCCGGTGGACTGCTGCGTGACCGACGACGCGCACGCCGAGACCGAGGAGGCGCTGTACGCCAAGCTCGCGACCGTGCACGCGGACAAGCAGTTCCCGCCGCTCGCGGAGCTCCCGGCCAACCTCTCCCGGTTCCGGAAGTCGGCCTGATCCACGGGCCGGGGCGCCGCCCCGGCCAGCCTCCGTCGGCCGGGCTCTCGCCCGGCGGCGGACCCGAAGGCCCCGTGTGCCCTCAGGCGCGCGGGGCCTTTCTGCGTTAGAGCGGTCGCATGGCGACCCTCACCGGCGGGCAGCTCGTCGCCCGCATGCTCCGGCGCGAGGGGGTGACGACGGCCTTCACCCTCCCCGGCCTCCACGTAGCCCCCATCTACGCCGGCTGCGTGGACGAGGGCATCCGGCTGGTGGACACCCGGCACGAGCAGGCGGCGGGCCACGCGGCCGACGCCTGGGCGCGGCTCACGCGCGGCGTCGGCGTGGCCATCGTGACCGCCGGGCCGGGCGTCACCGACGCAGTCACCGGCGTCGCCAACGCCTGGGCCGCGTGCTCGCCGCTCCTGCTCCTCGGCGGCGCCGCGCCCAGCTTCAACCAGGGGCGCGGCTCGCTGCAGGAGATGCCGCAGACGCAGCTCTTCGCCGGCATCTCGAAGTGGAGCGACCGCGTCCCCGCGCCGGAGCTCGTCCCGAGCTTCCTCGCGCGGGCCTTCCGCGTCGCGCTCGCGGGCCGGCCCGGGCCGGTGTTCCTCGAGCTCCCGTGGGACGTGCTCTCGAACGGCGCCGACGAGGCGCTCGCCGACGAGCTGACGGGGTACCGCACCCGCGCCCGCAGCCCCGGCGACCCCGCGCAGGTGGAGGCCGCGCTCGCCCTCCTCTCGCGGGCCGAGCGCCCGGTGATCGTGGCCGGCTCGTCCATCTACCAGGACGACGCCGCGGCGCCGCTCGCCGCGCTGGCGGAGCGGACCGGGATCCCCGTCTACCTCAACGGCATGGCCCGCGGCTGCCTGCCGCCCTCGCACCCGGCGCTCCTCCAGCTCTCGCGGAAGGACGCGCTCGCGCAGGCCGACCTGGTGCTCGTGGTCGGGACCCCGCTCGACTTCCGGCTCGGCTACGGGACGCCGCCGACGTTCGCGCCGGGCGCAAAGGTGGTGCAGGTGGACCTCGACGCCGCCGAGATCGGCCGCAACCGCCCGATCGAGGTCGGCATCGTCGGCGACAGCCGCAGCGTGCTCGCGGCGCTCGCGGCCGGCGCGCCGCCGCGGGAGGGCGGCGCCTGGCTCGCCGCGCTGCGCGAGAAGGAGGCGGAGCGCGCGCTGCGGCAGCGCGCCTTCGAGGAGAGCGCGCAGCGCCCCATCCACCACTTCCGCCTGGCGCGGGAGCTCGACGCCGCCGCCCGCCGGGCCGGGGACGTCACCTTCGTGGGCGACGGCGGCAACGTGGTGGCGGTGGCGGCGAAGGTGCTGCGGGTCGAGCGCCCCGGGCGCTGGCTCGACCCCGGGCCCCTCGGGTGCCTCGGCGTCGGGGCGCCCTTCGCGCTGGCGGCGAAGCTGCTCGCGCCCGACCGGCCGGTCTGCGTCGTCCAGGGCGACGGCGCGTTCGGCCTGAACGGGATGGACTTCGAGACCGCCCTCCGCTTCCGGCTGCCGATGGTGGTGGTGGTCGGGAACGACGCCGCCTGGGGGCAGATCCTCATCCCGCAGCGCAACCTCTATGGGGACGATCATTCGCCGGCGACACGGCTCGCGCCGACGCGCTACGATCGGATCGTGGAGGCGATGGGCGGGGCCGGCGAGCACGTGGACGACCCCGCAGAGCTCCCCGCCGCGCTCGACCGCGCCTTCGCCTCCGGCACCGTCTACTGCGTGGACGTGGCCATCGACCCCGAGGCGGCCGCCCGGAGCGGCGCCGCCGGTTACGCCGTCTAGAACGAACCCGCCGAAGGAGCGCCCATGTCCGCCATCCGCCTCGACCCCGCCCAGGCCTGCGTCCTCGTCGTGGACGTCCAGGAGCGGCTCTGCACCGCCATGCCGCAGGAGCCGCTCGCGCAGCTCGTGAAGTACGCGCGCGCCCTCGCCGGCGCGGCGAAGGAGCTCGGGCTCCCGCTGCTCGCGACCGAGCAGTATCCGAAGGGGCTCGGCGCCACGCTCGGCGCGCTCCGCGAGGTGCTGCCGGCGCAGCCGCTCGTGAAGAGCACCTTCTCCTGCGCGGCCGACCCGGGCTTCGCCGCCGCGCTCGAGGCCACCGGGCGCAGGCAGGTGATCCTCGCCGGGATGGAGACGCACGTCTGCGTGTTCCAGACCGCCCGCGACCTCGTCGAGCGCGGCTACCAGGTGCAGGTGTGCGCCGACGCGGTCACGAGCCGCTTCGAGGTGCACCGCGCCACCGGGCTCGAGCTCTGCCGCGCCGCCGGCGCGGTGGTCACCACCGCCGAGACCGCCATCTTCGACCTCCTGCACGCCTGCGGGACGCCGGAGTTCAAGAAGGTGTCCCCGCTCGTCCGTTAGGCAGAGCCTGCCGGGGGTCGGGAGCCGGTTGGATGGGGTGCGCGCGTTGCGACGTGGACCGCGCGTGCCCATCTCGCCCGCATGCTGCGCGGCCCGAGACACGAGGCGATTCCGGACCCGGCGCGGGACGAGCGCTGGGACCGGCTCGAGAACGCCGCCGTGAGCGCCGCCACCCGCGAGCTGCGCCGGGCGGCCGGCGCGCTCGAGCGGCGGAGCGCGGAGCGGGCCACCGCGCTGGAGCTCGAGCTGCGCCGGCGGGACGAGTTCCTGGCGGTGGCGTCGCACGAGCTGCGGACGCCGCTCTCCGCGCTCGGCCTCTCGCTCGAGACCCTGCTCCAGGCCGGCGAGCGGCTCGCCCCCGCGGAGCTCACGCGCCGCCTCGAGCGGGCCATCCGGCAGTGCCAGCGGCTGCAGCGGACCGTGGAGGAGCTCCTCGGCCACCCCGGTCAGCCCGAGGAGGCCGGGCTGCAGCCCTGCGACCTGTGCGAGCTGGCCCGCGAGGCCGTGGAGCAGTGCGCCGCGCTGCTCGAGCGGGCCGGGTGCGCCGTGGAGGTCCGCGCCGCCCGGCCGGTGGTCGCGACGCTCGACCCGTGGCGCATCGGCCGCGCCCTCACCAACCTGCTCGTGAACGCCGCGCGCCACGCGCCCGGGGCGCCGGTGGAGGTGGCGGTGGACCGGCGCGGGTCGAGGGCGGTGGTCGCCGTGAGCGACCGGGGGCCCGGCGTGCCCGCCGGCGAGCGGGAGCGAATCTTCGAGCGCTTCGTGCAGCTCTCACCCGAGCGCGGCGGCTTCGGGCTCGGCCTCTGGATCGTGCGGCAGATCGCCGACCTGCACCGCGGCCGGGTGGTCGTGGAGCCCCGACCCGGCGGCGGCGCCCGCTTCGTCCTGGCGCTGCCGGCGGCGGTCCCGTGAATCGGGTTGACCCGCCGGGTTTCGGGATGTTAGGTAGCGGGTCCCTGTCGTCATCGGGGCGTAGCGCAGCCTGGTAGCGCACTTGCTTGGGGTGCAAGTGGTCGCTGGTTCAAATCCAGTCGCCCCGACCATCTAAGGGCCCGTCACCCCAAAGTTTTTTGGTGACGGGCCCTGTTTCGTTCTGACGATAAGATGCGTTCCCCGCCCCACCGGCTTCTTCTACGGAGAGCAGGATGGCGAAGAAGAGCAACTCCAGGCCCGCAGAACCAGAGCGCCCACCGGAACTGACAGTCACCCGAGGGGAAGCCGCAGCCAAGCTCGGTGACCGCATCACGAAGGGGCGGGCCCTCTCCCAGAACTTCTCCCTACAGTCGGAGCCGGACGCTGAGGGCTGGCACGAGTACAACAAACTCCTACTGACCCAGCTCTTCACGAACGCGAGCGTTTCGGAAGAATACTTGTACGCCGGGCGTAGCCCCGTCCTCTTCCTCTCGCGAGGTGAAAGTCCGCGGGAGCGACAGAATCGACTTGGTCAGCTGGTAGCCGACAGAACCAACTGGATTCTATCTCTGAGCGGCCGACTTGAGCTCTACAAAGAACCGCCCCGTTCCCCCTCTTCCAGCACAGGCAGCGCATCGACTGGGCGTGAAGTCAGGCAGATACCTCGAACGGCCTTCGTCGTCCACGGGCATGACCTTGGCGCCCGGGAGGCGACCGCTCGCCTTCTCGAGCAACTCGAGGTCAAGCCGATCGTCCTGCACGAGCAGGCCAACCAGGGGAGAACGATTCTAGAGAAGTTCGAGACGCACGCCGATGCAGGGTTCGCGGTTGTGCTGCTCACGCCGGATGATGTGGGGGCTCCTGAAGATGCGCCCGGGGACGAACTCCGACCGCGAGCTCGACAGAACGTGATCCTCGAACTCGGGTTCTTCTGGGGGAAGCTCGGCCGAGAGCGCGTGTGCGTCCTGTACAAGCCTGAAGTCGAGGTACCTTCCGACTTAGGTGGTCTCGTCTACGTTCCGTTCGATGATGGTGGGGCTTGGCGGTACAAGCTCGCCGAGGAAATCGACGCTGCCGGGATTGCCATCGATTTCAACCGTCTTCGAAGGTCCTGACCCGAAGCAATTACAACGACCTTCTGGGCAGGGGCACATTGACTAAGTTGCCCTCGTTCGCAACCCGCCCAACCTTTTGGCAGCCCGAACCCTCCGATGGGCGCGAGCGACGTCCGCCGCGACGCCGGGAGCTTCTACACGGTGGTCGAGCGCGTGAAGCTTGCGGCTCGATCCTGCGGCGTACCTGCCCTGAGCCGCGACCCCTGCGAGCGGGTCCCCTCGCGGCACGAACTCCGCGCAACGGCTGAGCCGCTGATCGCCCCCGCGCCCTCACGACACGGAAGACGGGCCGCGGGGAGGACTCAAGACTACACGAAGTCCCGCGCTGCGATGATTTCTGGTACACAAGCGCCAGGGCGAAAGATGGCTTACAGCATCGACATGCGTGGAGCAGCGCGTCGACACCTCGACGCCGCCGACAAGTTGGCGCTCGCCCAGCGAGAGGACGTGGCTGGATATCTATACGGCATCGCGGCTGAATGCGCAGTGAAGGCTATGGCGCAGACGTTGCCCTGTGCCCGCGACAAAGAGATCCTGATGGCGCATTTCCCGGACCTTCGGACACTCCTTCGCGAAGCGCTAACGGGAAGAACGGCAGTGCCACTCCTGCGGATTCTCGAGAACGACGCGTACCTGAACGAGTGGGAGATCCGCGTGCGGTACGCGCCGTCGAGAGAGGTTCGGAATAAGCCTCTGAATGGCTGGGCGGAGCAAGCACGCCGGACCGTTAACATGATGGGGGAGTTCGCATGAGCGCGCCTCTGGTTCGCTTCGATGATGCGCTCCCGTTGCTCGCGCGAGAGATTGCTGCGACGCTCGGCGCAGAGCAACTCGCTGCTGGGATCGTGCTGCGGGACGCAACTGGACGCCTTGCGTTCTTCTCCCGAAACGACATCTCACCCGTTTCCGCCGAAAACCTTTCCGCACGCCTCCGGGCCGTGCTCGGGCCCTACGCGCGACCGGAGCGCGTCCTCGTTGATCCGCGCGCCACCGGAGCCGAGGCGATCCTAGCGGACTCCCGGACTACTCGTGTCATCGCCGGCGAGCACTCGATCCGGCTGATCGATCGCCGTATCGTAGGCGCCGATTGGGTGCGGTCACCCGCGCCCGCCGCAGAGGGACCACCCCGGTTCGTTTTCGCAAGTTTGAAGGGGGGCGTGGGGCGCTCGACCGCGCTTGCCGTGGCCGCCGCCGAGGTGGCCAGAGAGGGGCACAGTGTCCTTGTCATAGATCTCGACCTCGAGGCCCCTGGGCTTGGCTCCCTCTTACTTAGTGCCGAGACACTCCCCGAGTTCGGAACGCTCGACTACCTTGTCGAGAGAAAAGTGGGAGTGCCCGACGATGGGTTCGTCGCGGATCTCGTCGGCCCCTCGAGGGTCCCAGCGGGGGGGCGGATCGACGTCGCGCCGGCCTTCGGCCGGAGATCGCTTGAGCATCCCGGCGACGTTCTGGCGAAGATCGGTCGAGCGTACCTGGAGACAATTGGGCCTGAAGGTGCGGTCGCTACCGTCTTCGACCAGATCCGCGAACTTGTGGATCGCCTAGTGGATAGGGCTCGCTACGACGCTATTCTAATAGACGCGCGCGCGGGGCTGCACGAGACCACTGCGGCCTCGGTATTGGGGCTGGGCGCCGAGGTCTTCCTCTTCGCGCTCGACGAGCCTCAAAGCTTCGACGGCTACTCCACCCTCCTCGCGAGTTTCGCTCAGCTCGCCCCGCCGGGCGCCCCGCTCCCTGAATGGGCAGACCGTTTGACCCCTGTCCAAGCTAAGGCTCCCGCAGACCCCGCTCGGCGCAAGGAGTTCAACCAGCGTTGGCAGGACCTCGTCATGCGGGTAGGTCCGTCGCGACCGGCCGCCGAACTCGGCGGAGAGATCCAAATTCCGGAGGGGTTCACTGAAGTGCCATGGGACGACGAATCCACGCCCGACGAGGAGGTCGTGCCTGTGGACCGGCCGCTTATGCAGCCGATCGCGGTCCTCAGCGATGCGCGATATGTTGCTTTTGACCCGTTGCGCCGGCGCGAACAGGTAGACGAGAAGCTCTACTCGGCAACGTTCGGCGACCTGCTCCGTCGCGTCGGTGCCGCAGTGGAATCCAGGGGCGAAGAGGCACCTTGAGCGTAGACTTCGACATGGGCGCCATTCGCGAAGCCATCGCGCACCTGCCGGCGGACGTCTCTTCCGACGCGCACGGTGTTCAGGCTCCTACGTTGGAGGAACTCTTTGCGCCACCGAGTCACTCCGCGGCGCTCGACCCGGCAGCATCGGTCGTGCAGGGAGCGCGCGGCGCGGGAAAGAGCTTCTGGGCTGGCGTGCTCGCTAAGCGGCCTTTGCGAACCGCAGCCGCAACTGCCTACCCGCGCCTGGGCCTCGATCGCACCGAGGTCGAGTTCGGATTCACCGGGCTCCCGGGTCCGGAGGGGCTCGACCGCGAAAAGCTGGACTCCATCCTTCCGGAGCGCACGGACGCAAGTTCAGCCCGCATTTTCTGGTGGGCGACCGTCCTTCGTGCCCTGGAGCGCGCCTGCGGGCGTGAGAAATCGCTGAGGGAGTTGTTGCCGATTGCCGAGGACGTGGAGGCGCGTGAACGCCTCATCGAACATAGTTCTCGGGAGCTCAAGAACCAAGTACTGCTTGTCGTCTACGACGCGCTCGATACAGTGGCATCCTCGTGGCCGCGCCGCCGCATGCTGACGCAAGCGCTACTTGAAGTGGTCTGGGCCATGCGGGCGTGGAAGACTATTCGTCCCAAGGTATTCGTCCGCCCCGACCAGCTTGAGGACGACGCTCTTCTGTTCGTGGAGCTTCCGAAGATTCGCACAGGCGCCGTCCGGCTCACTTGGAGCGGAGCCGATCTATACGGCCTTCTATTCTCCCGCCTCGCACTTGGCGAGGCGCGCAAGTCTTTCTTCGCATTGCTGCGTGCACTCGGGCTGCCGACTGCGACGCGAGAGGAGATTCTTGCGCGCCGATGGCAACTTGCGACAAGCGAGGATAGCCAGCGCGAACTGATGAAGGCCTTGGCTGGCCGATACATGGCGTCGGGTCCGCACGGCTACAAGAAGGGCGACACCTACGATTGGCCACTGAAGCACCTCGCAGACGCCCTCAACGAGGTGACCCCCCGCAGCTTCCTTGGGCTCGCAATCGGGGCGTCCACGTTCGGGGACCCACCCCCCAATCGCGTGTTCACCCCCGATGGGATTCGGCATGGCTTGCGGCGGGCATCGAAGACACGGGTCGATCAACTCCATCAGGAATTTCCGTGGATCAAAGGCGTCCTTGCCCCTCTCGCAGGACTCCTGTTGCCACAGGAGGAGGCTGTCGTCTTTAAAGCGTGGAAGCGGGCTGGCACGGTCCAACGTGCGATTAAGGATGCAGCAGCGAAGGGATATTTGCCGCCGTTCGCGCGAGGAGACGACGAGGACGAGCCGGCGTTATTTGCGGCCATGCAGCGAATTGGCGTCATGTCCCGCCGTGACGACGGTCGGCTGGATATGCCGGACTTGTTCCGGGTCGCAGCGAAGCTGCTGAAGAAGGGCGGCACCGCTCCCATCTGAGCGGCTGCCCGCCTCAATTCCACACCGAGAAATGGACGCGGGAGCAGGCTAGTAGCCGCGAGGGCGCTTGCAGGACGAGAGGAGCCGCTGCTCCGAATTAATTCGGCGAGGTCCAGGTTCTGCTCAGCGATCCGGATGATGTGCGCCGAAATCCGGGCATACGCCAT from Anaeromyxobacter paludicola harbors:
- a CDS encoding TIR domain-containing protein, with amino-acid sequence MAKKSNSRPAEPERPPELTVTRGEAAAKLGDRITKGRALSQNFSLQSEPDAEGWHEYNKLLLTQLFTNASVSEEYLYAGRSPVLFLSRGESPRERQNRLGQLVADRTNWILSLSGRLELYKEPPRSPSSSTGSASTGREVRQIPRTAFVVHGHDLGAREATARLLEQLEVKPIVLHEQANQGRTILEKFETHADAGFAVVLLTPDDVGAPEDAPGDELRPRARQNVILELGFFWGKLGRERVCVLYKPEVEVPSDLGGLVYVPFDDGGAWRYKLAEEIDAAGIAIDFNRLRRS
- a CDS encoding KGGVGR-motif variant AAA ATPase, giving the protein MSAPLVRFDDALPLLAREIAATLGAEQLAAGIVLRDATGRLAFFSRNDISPVSAENLSARLRAVLGPYARPERVLVDPRATGAEAILADSRTTRVIAGEHSIRLIDRRIVGADWVRSPAPAAEGPPRFVFASLKGGVGRSTALAVAAAEVAREGHSVLVIDLDLEAPGLGSLLLSAETLPEFGTLDYLVERKVGVPDDGFVADLVGPSRVPAGGRIDVAPAFGRRSLEHPGDVLAKIGRAYLETIGPEGAVATVFDQIRELVDRLVDRARYDAILIDARAGLHETTAASVLGLGAEVFLFALDEPQSFDGYSTLLASFAQLAPPGAPLPEWADRLTPVQAKAPADPARRKEFNQRWQDLVMRVGPSRPAAELGGEIQIPEGFTEVPWDDESTPDEEVVPVDRPLMQPIAVLSDARYVAFDPLRRREQVDEKLYSATFGDLLRRVGAAVESRGEEAP
- a CDS encoding RlmE family RNA methyltransferase, translating into MSKPYDPKDFYYRKAKQEGLRARSAFKIDEILRRHRLLAKGQAVLDLGAAPGGFLQILGEAVGERGVAVGVDLEPIRNLGKAWIRTAVVNLLDPDAVDRIRALHPGPYDLVTSDMAPKTIGVKITDEARSLELCRMALGTSDALLKRGGAFVCKVFMGGDFPLFKKELQERFDEVKVVRPEATREHSFECYVVGKGFRAAKIR
- a CDS encoding YfhL family 4Fe-4S dicluster ferredoxin; amino-acid sequence: MATIITDECINCGACEPECPNAAITQGDDIYVINPALCTECVGFHDEEACAAVCPVDCCVTDDAHAETEEALYAKLATVHADKQFPPLAELPANLSRFRKSA
- a CDS encoding isochorismatase family protein, whose amino-acid sequence is MSAIRLDPAQACVLVVDVQERLCTAMPQEPLAQLVKYARALAGAAKELGLPLLATEQYPKGLGATLGALREVLPAQPLVKSTFSCAADPGFAAALEATGRRQVILAGMETHVCVFQTARDLVERGYQVQVCADAVTSRFEVHRATGLELCRAAGAVVTTAETAIFDLLHACGTPEFKKVSPLVR
- a CDS encoding sensor histidine kinase; protein product: MSAATRELRRAAGALERRSAERATALELELRRRDEFLAVASHELRTPLSALGLSLETLLQAGERLAPAELTRRLERAIRQCQRLQRTVEELLGHPGQPEEAGLQPCDLCELAREAVEQCAALLERAGCAVEVRAARPVVATLDPWRIGRALTNLLVNAARHAPGAPVEVAVDRRGSRAVVAVSDRGPGVPAGERERIFERFVQLSPERGGFGLGLWIVRQIADLHRGRVVVEPRPGGGARFVLALPAAVP
- a CDS encoding thiamine pyrophosphate-binding protein — encoded protein: MATLTGGQLVARMLRREGVTTAFTLPGLHVAPIYAGCVDEGIRLVDTRHEQAAGHAADAWARLTRGVGVAIVTAGPGVTDAVTGVANAWAACSPLLLLGGAAPSFNQGRGSLQEMPQTQLFAGISKWSDRVPAPELVPSFLARAFRVALAGRPGPVFLELPWDVLSNGADEALADELTGYRTRARSPGDPAQVEAALALLSRAERPVIVAGSSIYQDDAAAPLAALAERTGIPVYLNGMARGCLPPSHPALLQLSRKDALAQADLVLVVGTPLDFRLGYGTPPTFAPGAKVVQVDLDAAEIGRNRPIEVGIVGDSRSVLAALAAGAPPREGGAWLAALREKEAERALRQRAFEESAQRPIHHFRLARELDAAARRAGDVTFVGDGGNVVAVAAKVLRVERPGRWLDPGPLGCLGVGAPFALAAKLLAPDRPVCVVQGDGAFGLNGMDFETALRFRLPMVVVVGNDAAWGQILIPQRNLYGDDHSPATRLAPTRYDRIVEAMGGAGEHVDDPAELPAALDRAFASGTVYCVDVAIDPEAAARSGAAGYAV
- a CDS encoding YfhL family 4Fe-4S dicluster ferredoxin yields the protein MAMKITEECINCGACEPECPNTAISQGDDIYVIDASKCTECKGQHDEPACAAVCPVDCCVL